The Clostridium sp. AWRP genome has a window encoding:
- a CDS encoding penicillin-binding transpeptidase domain-containing protein produces the protein MKYKFLWCIFIVLSIFTVTACSSKSNMVKSSLNSYIDAWTKYNYDLMYSKMDKDSKSRIAKKDFVSRYNNIYSGIEAKNINVKIDSSSDIKYEDGIAKVPIKVSMDTAAGKLDFSNSISLKKEKDNGKTDWRVEWSPSNIFPDLKEGNKIRIDTVQGKRGTIYDRNGNPIAEDGRAAQIGIVPEALEQNGEKSKENVAALLNISKEDIHKRLSASYVKKDMFVPIKVVQEDDSSLAVLQRISGVKVQYIKERVYPLKNAAAHLTGYVHKVTAEELKINKNYGPDDVIGKSGLEQIYESTLRAQNGYEIYIVDKNNKKKKTLIKRKVHNGKDIKLTIDSKIQSLLYNELQQDAGMGVSMNPKTGEVLALVSTPSFDPNDFVMGMSSDTWKTLNEDKRRPLYNRFQSNVVPGSVFKPITAAIGLKDGKLNPQVSKNISGLKWQKDSSWGKYYVTRVEDYGEPSNLLNALVYSDNIYFAKVALDIGKDTMETELKNWGLGERMPFEYGLSKSQLASKGNIKTEVQLADSGYGQGEILLNPVHLMAMYDSFVNEGNIIKPYLIYKDNARAQIWKKAVYPKEDANIILNDLEQVVSNPKGTGHEAYISGMNLAGKTGTAEIKASQEDTSGTEVGWFAAVNVDNPKLLVIAMVENAKEKGGSHYVVPIVKSVFEQAR, from the coding sequence ATGAAATATAAATTTTTGTGGTGTATTTTCATAGTCTTATCTATATTTACAGTCACTGCGTGCAGCAGCAAAAGTAATATGGTAAAAAGTAGTTTAAATAGTTACATAGATGCATGGACAAAATACAACTATGATTTAATGTACAGTAAGATGGATAAAGATAGTAAATCTAGGATTGCTAAAAAAGATTTTGTGAGTCGTTACAATAATATTTACAGTGGAATAGAAGCAAAGAATATAAATGTAAAGATTGACAGCAGCAGTGACATAAAATATGAAGATGGAATTGCAAAAGTGCCAATAAAGGTAAGTATGGATACTGCAGCAGGTAAATTAGATTTTTCAAACAGTATAAGTTTGAAAAAAGAAAAGGACAACGGCAAAACAGATTGGAGAGTAGAGTGGAGTCCTTCTAATATATTTCCGGATTTAAAAGAAGGAAATAAAATAAGGATAGATACTGTACAGGGAAAAAGAGGTACGATTTATGATAGAAATGGCAATCCTATAGCAGAGGATGGGCGGGCAGCACAAATTGGGATTGTACCTGAAGCTTTAGAACAAAATGGTGAAAAATCTAAGGAAAATGTAGCTGCCTTATTAAACATTTCAAAAGAAGATATACATAAGAGACTCTCTGCATCTTATGTAAAAAAGGATATGTTTGTACCTATAAAGGTAGTACAGGAAGACGATAGTAGTCTAGCTGTACTTCAAAGAATTTCGGGAGTAAAAGTACAGTATATAAAGGAGAGAGTGTATCCATTAAAAAATGCAGCTGCACATTTAACAGGGTATGTACATAAAGTTACTGCAGAAGAATTAAAAATAAATAAAAATTATGGACCTGATGATGTAATAGGTAAATCAGGATTAGAACAAATATATGAAAGTACTTTAAGAGCTCAAAACGGATATGAAATTTATATTGTAGATAAAAATAATAAGAAAAAAAAGACTCTTATAAAGAGAAAAGTACATAATGGAAAAGATATAAAACTTACTATAGATTCTAAAATTCAAAGTTTACTATATAATGAATTGCAGCAGGATGCTGGTATGGGTGTTAGCATGAATCCTAAAACGGGTGAGGTTCTAGCCCTTGTAAGTACTCCTTCTTTTGATCCTAATGATTTTGTAATGGGTATGTCAAGTGATACTTGGAAAACTTTAAATGAAGATAAGAGAAGACCTTTATACAATAGATTTCAGAGCAATGTGGTTCCTGGATCTGTTTTCAAGCCTATTACAGCAGCAATAGGTTTAAAGGATGGTAAATTAAATCCACAAGTGTCTAAAAATATTTCTGGACTTAAATGGCAAAAAGACAGCAGTTGGGGAAAGTATTATGTTACACGAGTAGAGGATTATGGCGAGCCTAGCAATCTTTTGAATGCTCTTGTTTATTCAGATAATATATATTTTGCAAAAGTTGCACTGGATATTGGAAAAGACACTATGGAGACAGAACTTAAAAATTGGGGGCTAGGTGAGAGAATGCCTTTTGAGTATGGACTCTCTAAATCACAATTAGCTTCAAAAGGAAATATAAAAACAGAGGTGCAGCTGGCAGACAGCGGATATGGCCAGGGAGAAATTCTATTAAATCCAGTTCACTTAATGGCAATGTATGATTCTTTTGTGAATGAAGGAAATATTATAAAACCATACCTTATATATAAAGATAATGCTAGAGCACAGATATGGAAAAAAGCTGTATATCCTAAAGAAGATGCAAATATTATTTTAAATGACCTGGAACAGGTAGTTTCAAATCCTAAAGGGACGGGACATGAAGCATATATATCTGGAATGAATTTGGCAGGAAAGACAGGCACTGCAGAGATAAAGGCTTCACAGGAGGACACTAGTGGAACAGAAGTTGGATGGTTTGCTGCAGTTAACGTGGATAACCCAAAGCTTTTAGTAATAGCCATGGTGGAAAATGCTAAAGAAAAGGGAGGCAGCCATTATGTGGTTCCTATAGTCAAAAGTGTATTTGAACAGGCAAGATAG
- a CDS encoding methyl-accepting chemotaxis protein, with protein MKNLKVRGKINLLIVCIILILSVSVLILVHHNLSNITDESYSNQLKSNSGMALKLLDEKYSGAWKEKKGKLYKGSKLISGDTKFVDSIKAETGEEVTIFLKDTRISTTVMNKGNRAINTKALSEVSNKVLKSGEDFRGETKILNVPYEVIYKPIKDNEGNVLGMFFIGISKSVINNQIFEVFKSIGIIVILIAILSVIAANIFVSKITKVLLYSAGYMNTLSKGDFTKEVPGEYLNYKDEGGVLAKGIEGMRKSVNSLLYTIRNDFKTILDKSNSLVLISKELSGSSSDVSQTINQVAGANTNQAQELVAVNEVIDSFSNELSKIVEDINEIDRSSNEIDSMAKENSEKLPNIEKSITKVNDSFKMFKDDITEFSSNVLKINDITNIINSISDQTNLLALNAAIEAARAGEAGKGFAVVAEEVRKLAAQTKESSTSIDSLIKLLSNKIGAIVKETSEMDNEIVNQTNSINESVEAFTNITYAVNNIIPKIQKVNVSVDNLEKSKDKIVSSVEETSATAEEMAASTEEIAASSAEMSKSANKVYEVAENLESMTENLKENIIKFRINN; from the coding sequence ATGAAAAATCTAAAAGTTAGGGGTAAAATAAATCTTTTAATAGTATGTATCATTCTGATTTTAAGTGTTTCAGTTCTTATATTAGTACATCATAATTTAAGTAATATAACAGACGAAAGCTATTCAAACCAACTGAAATCAAATTCTGGTATGGCTTTAAAGTTATTAGATGAAAAATATAGTGGAGCATGGAAAGAAAAAAAAGGAAAATTATACAAGGGAAGTAAACTTATAAGTGGAGATACTAAATTTGTAGATTCTATAAAAGCGGAGACGGGTGAAGAAGTTACTATATTTTTAAAAGATACAAGGATTTCTACGACGGTAATGAACAAGGGAAATAGAGCTATAAATACAAAAGCCTTATCTGAGGTTTCAAATAAAGTGTTGAAATCTGGAGAAGATTTTAGGGGAGAAACAAAAATATTGAATGTACCCTATGAGGTAATATATAAACCAATCAAGGATAATGAAGGAAATGTACTGGGAATGTTTTTTATAGGCATTAGTAAAAGTGTAATAAATAATCAAATATTTGAAGTTTTTAAAAGCATAGGCATTATTGTGATATTAATAGCTATATTGTCCGTTATAGCAGCAAATATTTTTGTATCCAAGATAACTAAAGTATTACTTTATTCTGCAGGATATATGAACACTTTATCAAAAGGAGATTTTACTAAAGAAGTTCCTGGAGAATACTTGAATTATAAAGATGAAGGAGGAGTTTTAGCCAAAGGTATAGAAGGTATGAGAAAATCTGTAAATAGTTTATTGTATACAATTAGAAATGATTTTAAAACTATACTTGATAAATCAAATAGTTTGGTTCTGATTTCTAAAGAATTATCTGGATCTTCAAGTGATGTATCCCAGACTATAAATCAGGTGGCTGGAGCAAACACAAATCAGGCACAAGAATTAGTTGCTGTAAATGAGGTTATAGATTCCTTTAGCAATGAATTGTCTAAGATAGTTGAGGATATAAATGAAATAGATAGAAGCTCTAATGAGATAGACAGTATGGCAAAAGAAAATAGTGAAAAACTGCCTAATATAGAAAAGTCTATTACAAAAGTAAATGATTCTTTTAAAATGTTTAAGGATGATATAACGGAGTTTAGCAGTAATGTGCTGAAAATAAATGATATAACTAATATTATAAACAGTATTTCAGATCAAACTAACCTGTTAGCTTTAAATGCAGCTATAGAAGCAGCTAGGGCTGGAGAAGCTGGAAAAGGTTTTGCAGTTGTGGCAGAGGAAGTAAGAAAATTAGCTGCACAAACTAAGGAGTCTTCTACAAGTATAGATAGTTTAATTAAATTGCTTTCTAATAAAATAGGAGCCATAGTAAAGGAAACTTCAGAGATGGATAATGAAATTGTAAATCAAACTAATTCCATAAATGAATCTGTAGAAGCTTTTACTAATATAACTTATGCGGTTAATAATATAATACCTAAAATTCAAAAAGTGAATGTATCCGTAGACAATCTAGAAAAAAGCAAAGATAAAATAGTGAGTAGTGTAGAAGAAACCTCAGCTACTGCAGAAGAGATGGCTGCATCTACTGAGGAAATAGCAGCTTCCAGTGCTGAAATGAGTAAGTCTGCAAATAAAGTATATGAAGTTGCAGAGAATCTTGAAAGTATGACAGAAAATCTTAAGGAAAATATAATTAAGTTTAGAATAAATAATTAA